Genomic window (Propionibacteriaceae bacterium ZF39):
CCCCAGGCGGTGACGCGGCGTTCTTGTTCGGCGGGGTCGAGGAGCACGAACGCGGGGTGGGTGATTTCGCACACCACCGTGAGCGTGTTCTGGTGGGGGTCGTGGATCATGCCCGCCCCCGTGGTCGGATCCTCGTACTCACGCAGCCGCGCCTGGTCTCCAGGTAGGGCGAGGGTTCCGGCGGGGCGTGGGGTGACGATGCGACGCCGGTAGAGGAGTTGGCCGATGGTGGTGCGGTAGACCCACCAGCCGGCCACGGGCACCCACTCAATGACCGGGCGTCCCGCGACAGGTACCCAGGTGAGGAGGACGGCGGTGGCCCAGATGGGGGCGGTGTAGGCCAGCCACATCCCGCCCCCCGCGTACAGGGCGGTGACGATGGTGGCGATCGCGATCCCGACGGTGACCAGCTGGGCCGCGGACAGGCCAAGCAGGATGCCGCGGCGGGTCAGGCGGGAGAACTTCACCGGCACCAGCTCCGAACCGGTCGCCTCCGGGTCGTGGCTGTTGTTCTTGTTGCGGCGGCTCATGACTGCGGCTCCTTCCCTGCACTCGGTGGTGGGGTGTCAGCTGGTGGCGGGTTCGGCACCGGCGCGGACGGCGCCACCTGCTCACCCCCACTCGGTGAAGACGACCCCGGTTGTGAGCTTGAGGGGCTGGGAGGGGCGGGCTCCGCACTGGCCGACGGGGTGCCCTGCTGTGGCGGCGTTCCACCGGGTGCAGGCGCCGGCGGAGTATTCCCACCATTGCCTGCGCCTCCGTTGGGGGTGGGGGTGTGGTCGGCGGCGTCGGCAGCGGTCTCGGCCTGCTGACCGAGTTCTGCGCCGGCTTTCGGTCCCGCGATGGCGGCATCCTTGGCCACCTGTACCCCGATCACGGCCGCGGCCGCAGGACCCGCCGCGGCAGCGGCAGCAGATCCACCCGAGGCCGCCCCCGATCCGGAAGTCCCAGACCCAGCCGCTCCGCCAGTGCCAGCTCCGGCTCCGCCCTGGGATGCGGAGGGGTTCGGGGTACTCGGTTTCGCCGGCTGCTTCCCGCCACCACCGTTGCTGTCACCGCCACTGCCGTCGAGGACCTGCTGGGGGTTGCCCGGCTGACGTTCCGGTAGCGGGATGGGGCGGTTGAGGGAATTCTTGGCGTCTTGTTCGGCGCCGATCGCGTGGTACATGTCGAACCCGACGAAGCTGATGAACCGGTACGTCAGGTAGGGGGCGAACGCGGCCATCGCCATGAGCACCACCCCGGCCAGCGGGTCACTGATCGAGGACAGGTCCCCATCGATCGGGGCGGCGACCTGGGTGATCGCCACCAGGAACATCACGACCAGCACGAGCTTGGAACAGATCAGCGCGACCACGAACATCGCCCACTTGCTGATCCACCCCCTCGTGGCGTCCCACGACGAGCCCGACAGGGCCAGGGGTGCGAATGCGATCGCGACCAGCAGCAGGGCCTTGCGGACCAGCAGAGAGAGCCACACGATTGCTGCGGAGGTGATCGCGAGCCCGGCGAGGAAGATCGTGATGATCGCCCCGACCCCGGGGGCGGCGATGTTGATCGCGGCGAGTCCGCCGGCGAGGATCGTGATCTTCTCGCCCATCGATTCGGTGGTTTCCCCGGCGGCTTGGACGATCCCGACACACAGCTGGTCGACCACCTCCAGCAGCAGCCCAGTCAGCGTGATCACCACGAACGACCCCAACACCGATTTGGCGAGGCCGAGGGCGGCGCGGGTGAGGGCGGTGGGGTCACGTCTGATGAGGCCGGTGATGAGTTGGAGGCAGAAGAACAGCAGCATCACGAACACGGCGATGCCGAACAGCAGGTTGTAGACCGACAGGTATCCGTCACTGGTGATGTCGACCAGCGTGGAGGCGTCGAAGACGTTCCACACGGCCTCGAACAACCAGCCCGCCGCTGAGCCCATGGCCTGGGCGAGCCAGTCGAACGGGGCCGACACCAGCGACGCGGCGGCCTCACCAGCGGTTTCGCAGACACCTGAGATGACGGGCAGATCACAGATCCCCACCGCACATCACTCCTTCAGATGAGATGACACACGGATGGTTCAGATGGACTGGCCGACGTTCCAGAAGAAGTTGATCAGCGTGACCGCGGCACCGCAGATGATCGCCGCCCCGCAGGAGACCAGGACGCCGACCTTGCCGCGGCCGGCCAGGTGCGGGTTGGAGGAGTTCGCACCGAACCCCCACACGATCGCTGAGATGATCAGAGCCAGCACCGACAGGATCAGCCCGATCGTCATCACCGCTCCCACGATGTTGCGCAGCTGCGCAATCCCCGGCAGCCCATCATCATTCGGCGTGATGTCCACCTCCATCGGCAGCATCATCGGCAGCGTGGGCAGGACAGAAGTCATCAGATCAAGCACAACAAGCTCCTCACAGACAGAAGGACGAAACGGGCCTGCCCACCGGGATGTGACCGGAAGGGCAAGCAACCAGGAAAGGTCTGCCTGTCAGGTGCGCCGGACGTCCCGAGTCTGCGCGGCCTCGGTGGGATACTTATCAGCAAGCAAGGAGGCGGCATGTCCCAGGAATGGTTCGAGGTTGAGCCCGACGAGACCACTTGGATGCAGGGGCGAAAGGTCGATCACACGTATGCTTCCCGAGGTTTCGATCTGAAGCGCTCGGGGTCGGAGGACGATGGTGCACCCGCAAGATTCGTGTATAAGGTCTTCGACGATGAGGGCCATGAATCAAGTGAGGTCGTGTTCGATGGAGCGGTTTGGCCGATAGCTGCGTCACCTGCGGGACGTAGCCAGATCAAACTCTTGGTCGCACGGGAAGCCGACCACATCAAGGATCTTTGGATCCAGCAGTTCAAGATGACCAAGTCCAATGGAGTGCAAGCCGGCAACGTGTTCCACCTGGGTAGTCGCGACGCTCAGGCACTTTGCCAGTTGTTCAGGAACCTGGAATACCTTCCAATCGAAGGCGAGTTCACCACGCGGATCGATGACGATGTGATCCGAAAGCTCCTTGCTGATCCCGCGGCCTTGGCGGCCTATGACGTTGAACCAGACGTGTTGCGGGCGATCGTAGAACAGGATGCATCAGCCACGGACATCGTTGCAGTTGCGGGCCGTCGAGCTGCGGTCTCTCGATTCCGACAGCTTCTAGAGGATCCTGACTACTTCGAATCTGAGCGACAGAAGCTTGGCGTAAGAGGGGAAGAGGCAGTCTGGCAGAAGCTCTTCGAGGAGCATCCTTGGATTCTCGGGGTCGGACTGTCGCACCAGCTGCTGACGTCATGGAGCAGTGAAAAACTAGAGCAGGTCGTCAGCGGATACTCGGTCAACGCAAGCGGGAAACGAGCGGATGCGTTGCTCAGGACTGGTGGCGTGATTCGGTCAATGGTCTTTGCGGAGATCAAGACCGCGAACTCGGAGCTGCTTGAGCATCGTCCCTACCGTCCCGGCGCGTGGGCGCCCTCTCGGGAACTTGCTGGTGGTGTCAACCAAGTCCACGCCACAGTTCATGCCGCCACTACAGACATCGGCACACGCCTTGCTTCCAAGGACGAAGACGGTGCTGAGATTCCTAATGACTGGACCTATCTCTATCAGCCCCGCTCGTTCCTAATTATTGGATCGCTGGAGGAGTTTCTTAGTCCAGGTGGCGGACATCACGTTGATAAACTCCGATCCTTTGAACTGTATCGACGCAACATTCTGGCACCGGAGATCGTTACGTTCGACGAGCTCCTCGCCCGCGCCGAGTGGATCGTCGAATTCTCTGAAACAGATTCTCTGAACGAGCAGTCGTCCAACGACGAGTGTCCGTTCTGAGACGTAACCCTAGCTCAGCCGCTAAAGTTGATCACCAAGCGCGATTAGCCAGTTGAGCCAGGTGATGCCGGCGCCTGCGAGGGTGGCGGCGCCGAGGGCGACGAGGAGTCCGGTGCGGGCTTTGGTGGCGGTGGTGTGGTTGCCGTTCGCTGTGGCGATGGCCCAGGTGATGCCGCTGATGAGCATGGTGAGGACAGCGGTGACGAGTACGAACGTCAAGAGCGCACCGATCACCGTTTGGAGGGTGGTGTTGTCGCCGAGGGCGCCGAAGTCGGGGTAGATGTTCACGGGTATCAGCTGCCAACCGGGGATCGCAAGTATTCGAAGCGTTCGAAATCCATGCTGGCGAGGTGCGCAGGCAGGACCGCCGCCGTCGGGCTAGCGTTGAAGTGTGGACGCATGGACTGACGAGCCGGGTGTGGTGGTGTTGCCCGACGGGCGACGCATCCGCGGCGTCGGCGTGCGCCGGCCGCGCGGCGATGTGCCTGCCCCCGATTTCGCGGTCTATCTACTTGGCCGTGACCCAGCGCCTGGTCCTTGGCCTCATCGCTGGGTGCGGTGGCGAGACTTCCGGCTACCGGACTCGACCGACGACGCGACGACGGCGCTGCGTGAGGCGTGGGAACGTGCCGGTGAGGAGCGAGTCGAGATCGGGTGTGGCGGCGGCATCGGGCGGACCGGGACGGCTTTGGCGCTGCTGGCAACGATGAGCGGTGTCGCGCCAGAAGACGCGGTGGCGTGGGTCCGTTCCCACTATCACCGGCGAGCTGTCGAGACGGGCAGGCAACGACGCTGGGTAGAGCAGACCGCGACCTTGCTTCAGACGGAGCGGGAGTGACCTTGGTCGTCAGCGTCGGGCGGCGGCGTAGGTGTTCCAGGCTGAGCCGGTGAGTTCAGCCCAGCGGGTCGCGGTGGTGATGTGGATGCCGATGAGCGAGGCGAACACGGCGGGCGGGGTCGTGGAGGCCAGGTGCAGTAGCGCGGTGCTCCGGCTGGCGCGGGTGAAGATGCCGAGCTGGTTCATCCGCCGCATGAGTGAAGCGGGATGAAGATGGGTGCCCGCGTTCTTGCCAGTGAACAGCCACCGGGCATCAGCCAGGATGCTCGCAGTGCCGAACGGCTTGACGACCGGTAGCGCGGTGACCAGCCCGTCCAGAGGCGGGATCAGCAGCAGCGGTTCGCGGCCGAGCCGCAGATAGGTTCCCGTGTCGCGGACCTCGATGTCGTCGGTGGTGAGGGCGGCGATCTTCGCGACGGGCTGGGCATAGAGCAGGATCAGGCAGGCGGCGGCGCGATCCTCGATGCTGGCGACGGTGGAGTCGTGCAGGAGTCGGCGGGCAAGGGCCAGCTGATCTTCGGCGTCAACCTGATGGGCGGGGTCTTTCGCCGCGACGGGTTCGGGCAACGTGACTCGGGGTAGGTAGCCGCCTCGTGTGAGCCAGCGGACGAACCCCAGGCGGGTGCTGCGGCTCGTGCTGAGCCAGGCGTCCACGCAGGCTTGCGGGCAGTCGTCGAGGGTGTGACCGCCCGCGGTCAGGTCGTCGAGAAAGGCGTGGGCGGTGTGAATGTCGCTGCGGCAGCGTGCGGCGACATGAGCGGTGAGGTGGCCGTGGCGGTTGGTCTTGGCGCGGCCGACGACGTGCCAGCGGGCATAGCGGGACAGCACGCCGCGCAGCTCGGGATCGGTGATGTCGGCGCCGGCTTCGGCGGCGTGGCGGTGTAGCCGGGCGGCGTTCTCGTCCCGGGGCGGCAACGCGCCGGAGGCGACGAGCATCGCGCGCAGGTAGGTCACCGAGAACACTTGCGGGCGGGCATCGAGAGCATCGTGTGACAGGTCGAGCCGGCCTTGAGCGATGTCGGTGAGCAGGTGCAGGCTCGGCAAGTCGTGCCAGTTGTTCAGCAGCGAGCGGGGTTGGCGTAGCTCGGTCAGGGCATCGCGGACGGGTTTCAGCTCGGGTCGGATCGTGCCGTCCGGGCCGGTGAGCGCGGCGTCGATCTGCTGGGTGGCTTGGCAGGCGAAGCAACGGGGCCGGCCGTGGTTGGTGGTTCGCCGGCCGAGCGACCGCTGGCCGCAGATGGAGCAGTCGATGACCGGCGCTTGGTAGCAGGTCGGGCAGACGTCCGGGCTCGCGGCGGTCGCTTTCAACGCGACTCGCTTGAGCCGGCCGCAGACGCCGCAGGACCGACGCGGGTGCCGGTAGCAGCGAACGCAGAGATTCCGCGATCCATCGGACTTCCCGCCAGCTCGGGTGGCGAGCGGGCCGATAGTGCCGCATCCCTCGCAAGCATCCTCACCGGCGCGGTTTCGGGCGTAGCAGGTGGTGCAGATAGCGCCGCCGTCGCTGGTGCGGGCGTTGACTCGCCGCTGCCTGCCGCAGCCGGTGCAGGTCTCCTGGGGTGAGCGGCGGGCGCGGCAAGCCCGACACTCACCCCGGTTGAGTGTGTGGTTCCAGCGCAGGTTCCTCACCCGTCCGCAGCGGAAACACTCACCGGGGACGATCGTGCTCGCCATCTGGTCCGGTCAGTCCCCAGCAGGCTTGATGACTGCGCGAGTTGGACGGTTCCGGCTGGGCTTGGACTGCGTGCTGGTGCCGGTGGTGCCGGTCTTGCGTCCGCGCCGCGAGCTGGTGGCGACGTAGGGCTCGATCAGGTCGTTGGGGGTGACGTCGAGGATGTCGCAGAGCGCGGCGAGCAGCCGCATGTTCAACCGCTCCGGCTCGCCGGTGACGATCCGGTAGACCTGGGTCGAGGTCATCACCACGCCCCGGTCGGCCAGCAGCGGCACCAGTTCGGTGGTGGCGTTCATGCCGTGCTCGTTCATGATCTTGCGCAGGTGCCAGTGGTAGGCGACGGTCTTCGTCATCAGCGTGATCCTTCCTCGGTTGCGGTCGGTGGGGTGAACGCGGCGTCCAGGGCGCGGCGCAGGGTGCGGTTGCGGTAGTCGCCCGAGACGCCGGTGTAGAGGGCTGTGGTCGATCCCCACCGGTGCCCGACCTGCTGCTGCACGAACAGCGGGTCGAAGCCGTCCTCGATCAGATGGGTCACATACGAGTGCCGCAGACAGTGCGGGTGCAGCGCGGCGTCGAAGCCGAGGTCGTCGCGGTACTCGGCGAACCTCATCCCGACGTAGCTGCCCGTGATCCTGGATTGTCGTTCGGTCGGCCACAGCATCCCGGCGCCTGCCGTGTCGAACAGCGGCAGCACGTCGGTGACGTATTCCTCGATCACTGGGCGGGTCCAGTCGA
Coding sequences:
- a CDS encoding conjugal transfer protein TrbL, with protein sequence MGICDLPVISGVCETAGEAAASLVSAPFDWLAQAMGSAAGWLFEAVWNVFDASTLVDITSDGYLSVYNLLFGIAVFVMLLFFCLQLITGLIRRDPTALTRAALGLAKSVLGSFVVITLTGLLLEVVDQLCVGIVQAAGETTESMGEKITILAGGLAAINIAAPGVGAIITIFLAGLAITSAAIVWLSLLVRKALLLVAIAFAPLALSGSSWDATRGWISKWAMFVVALICSKLVLVVMFLVAITQVAAPIDGDLSSISDPLAGVVLMAMAAFAPYLTYRFISFVGFDMYHAIGAEQDAKNSLNRPIPLPERQPGNPQQVLDGSGGDSNGGGGKQPAKPSTPNPSASQGGAGAGTGGAAGSGTSGSGAASGGSAAAAAAGPAAAAVIGVQVAKDAAIAGPKAGAELGQQAETAADAADHTPTPNGGAGNGGNTPPAPAPGGTPPQQGTPSASAEPAPPSPSSSQPGSSSPSGGEQVAPSAPVPNPPPADTPPPSAGKEPQS
- a CDS encoding DUF6112 family protein, producing MTSVLPTLPMMLPMEVDITPNDDGLPGIAQLRNIVGAVMTIGLILSVLALIISAIVWGFGANSSNPHLAGRGKVGVLVSCGAAIICGAAVTLINFFWNVGQSI
- a CDS encoding Shedu immune nuclease family protein, which encodes MSQEWFEVEPDETTWMQGRKVDHTYASRGFDLKRSGSEDDGAPARFVYKVFDDEGHESSEVVFDGAVWPIAASPAGRSQIKLLVAREADHIKDLWIQQFKMTKSNGVQAGNVFHLGSRDAQALCQLFRNLEYLPIEGEFTTRIDDDVIRKLLADPAALAAYDVEPDVLRAIVEQDASATDIVAVAGRRAAVSRFRQLLEDPDYFESERQKLGVRGEEAVWQKLFEEHPWILGVGLSHQLLTSWSSEKLEQVVSGYSVNASGKRADALLRTGGVIRSMVFAEIKTANSELLEHRPYRPGAWAPSRELAGGVNQVHATVHAATTDIGTRLASKDEDGAEIPNDWTYLYQPRSFLIIGSLEEFLSPGGGHHVDKLRSFELYRRNILAPEIVTFDELLARAEWIVEFSETDSLNEQSSNDECPF
- a CDS encoding DUF6112 family protein; amino-acid sequence: MNIYPDFGALGDNTTLQTVIGALLTFVLVTAVLTMLISGITWAIATANGNHTTATKARTGLLVALGAATLAGAGITWLNWLIALGDQL
- a CDS encoding protein-tyrosine phosphatase family protein → MDAWTDEPGVVVLPDGRRIRGVGVRRPRGDVPAPDFAVYLLGRDPAPGPWPHRWVRWRDFRLPDSTDDATTALREAWERAGEERVEIGCGGGIGRTGTALALLATMSGVAPEDAVAWVRSHYHRRAVETGRQRRWVEQTATLLQTERE
- a CDS encoding helix-turn-helix transcriptional regulator, which gives rise to MTKTVAYHWHLRKIMNEHGMNATTELVPLLADRGVVMTSTQVYRIVTGEPERLNMRLLAALCDILDVTPNDLIEPYVATSSRRGRKTGTTGTSTQSKPSRNRPTRAVIKPAGD